From a single Candidatus Brevundimonas phytovorans genomic region:
- the dprA gene encoding DNA-processing protein DprA, translating to MTALSDAERFARLRLARTDRVGPVAFSQLLQRFGSAVRAVEALPDLVRRSGRDGYALPAVERVETELATGERVGARLILLGDADYPDLLAAVDPPPPLLWTRGDITLLSRPCIGVVGARIASAGGQRIARGLSQQLGEAGHVVVSGLARGIDAAAHLGALPTGTVAVLGGGVDDIYPSENADLYRQIVEQGCIVSESPVGARAQARDFPRRNRIISGLSRGVIVVEAEIRSGSLITARLANEQGRDVFAVPGSPLDPRSKGPNELLRQGAILCEGLEDVERAFSTLRTLREPPGASPFDGVPEDLDEALIEQVAALLSPVPTPRDELARALDLPVGVVAAALLELNLAGRASLLPGGLVST from the coding sequence TTGACCGCGCTGTCCGACGCCGAGCGCTTCGCCCGGCTTCGGCTGGCCCGCACCGACCGCGTCGGTCCCGTGGCCTTTTCCCAACTGCTGCAACGCTTCGGGTCCGCCGTCCGTGCGGTTGAGGCCCTGCCTGATCTGGTGCGACGCAGCGGGCGCGACGGCTACGCTTTGCCCGCTGTCGAACGGGTCGAGACTGAGCTGGCGACGGGCGAGCGTGTCGGCGCGCGACTGATCCTGCTGGGCGACGCCGACTATCCCGACCTGCTGGCGGCGGTCGATCCGCCTCCGCCCCTGCTGTGGACCCGCGGCGACATCACCCTGCTGTCGCGCCCCTGCATCGGCGTCGTCGGCGCCCGCATCGCCTCGGCGGGCGGTCAGCGCATCGCGCGTGGCCTCTCGCAACAACTGGGCGAGGCCGGCCATGTCGTCGTCTCGGGTTTGGCGCGCGGCATCGACGCGGCGGCGCACCTGGGCGCCTTGCCGACCGGCACGGTCGCGGTGCTCGGCGGCGGCGTGGACGACATCTATCCGTCCGAGAACGCCGACCTCTATCGCCAGATCGTCGAGCAGGGCTGCATTGTCTCGGAAAGCCCGGTCGGCGCCCGCGCCCAGGCCCGCGACTTCCCTCGCCGCAACCGCATCATCTCCGGTCTGTCGCGCGGCGTGATCGTCGTCGAGGCCGAGATTCGCTCCGGCTCCCTGATCACCGCCCGCCTGGCCAATGAACAGGGCCGCGACGTCTTCGCGGTTCCTGGATCGCCGCTGGACCCACGCTCCAAGGGCCCCAACGAACTGCTGCGCCAGGGCGCCATCCTCTGCGAGGGGCTGGAGGACGTCGAGCGCGCCTTCTCTACCCTTCGGACCCTGCGCGAGCCCCCCGGCGCCTCGCCCTTCGACGGCGTGCCCGAGGACCTCGACGAGGCCCTGATCGAACAGGTCGCCGCCCTGCTGTCGCCTGTGCCGACGCCGCGCGATGAACTGGCGCGAGCGCTCGACCTGCCAGTCGGCGTCGTGGCGGCGGCCTTGCTGGAGCTCAACCTCGCGGGTCGCGCCAGCCTCTTGCCCGGCGGGCTCGTCTCAACCTAG
- the topA gene encoding type I DNA topoisomerase → MNLVIVESPAKAKTINKYLGSGYEVLASYGHIRDLPSKDGSVLPDDDFAMVWEVDAKASKRLSEIAEAAKRADRVILATDPDREGEAISWHVLEVLNKKKALKDTEVQRVTFNAITKSAVLEAMANPRQLDMELVEAYLARRALDYLVGFNLSPVLWRKLPGARSAGRVQSVALRIVVDREMEIEKFKAQEYWSVEADLVADSPPFTTRLVKHAGKRIQRLDIPTEEMAFAARDAIQAGDFTIKSVEKKPAKRSPAPPFTTSTLQQEASRKLGFTAQRTMQAAQKLYEGVDDTGGLITYMRTDGLFVSPEGIAQAREVIADRFGPAYVPAEPRYYKTKAKNAQEAHEAIRPTNIARHPESLRLEGDLQRLYELIWKRMVASQMESARLDRTTVEIETPDGLTGLRATGQVVAFDGFIAAYEEGRDEKQKGADDEEDEGGRLPALKEGAKAKVEAIRTDQHFTEPPPRFSEATLVKKLEELGIGRPSTYASILTTLRDREYVRMDKNRFYPEDKGRLVTAFLEQFFTRWVEYDFTAALESQLDEVSAGELDWKALLRSFWTDFHAATQAAGELRTTAILDHLNDALGAHIFPDKGDGSDPRECPLCHQGQLSLKTSRFGAFIGCSRYPDCKYTRPVASPDGAEGGADGGDRELGVDPATGQPVQLKIGRFGPYVETTPPGEEKPKRSSLPKGWSPASLTLEQALRLLALPREVGPHPEDGKMITAGLGRYGPFVLHAGTYANVSDIDEVFEVGINRAVALLAEKRAGRPGRGSATAPLKELGAHPDDEAPVQVMAGRFGPYVKWGKVNATLPKGMAPEDLTLEAALPLLAAKAGAAPKKKATAAKKPAAKKAPAKTAAEKKPAAAKKPAAKKPAAKKAAPKKAADAE, encoded by the coding sequence ATGAATCTCGTCATCGTCGAGAGCCCCGCCAAGGCCAAGACCATCAATAAATACCTGGGCTCCGGCTACGAGGTGCTGGCTTCCTACGGCCATATCCGCGACCTGCCGTCCAAGGACGGTTCCGTCCTGCCCGACGACGATTTCGCCATGGTTTGGGAGGTCGACGCCAAGGCGTCCAAGCGCCTGTCCGAGATTGCGGAGGCGGCCAAGCGCGCCGACCGCGTTATTCTCGCCACCGACCCCGACCGTGAGGGCGAGGCGATCAGCTGGCACGTTCTGGAAGTCCTGAACAAGAAGAAGGCGCTGAAGGACACCGAAGTCCAGCGCGTCACCTTCAACGCCATCACCAAGTCCGCCGTTCTGGAGGCCATGGCCAATCCGCGTCAGCTGGATATGGAACTGGTCGAGGCCTATCTGGCCCGCCGCGCGCTGGACTATCTGGTGGGCTTCAACCTGTCGCCCGTCCTGTGGCGCAAGCTGCCCGGCGCCCGCTCGGCGGGTCGGGTGCAGTCGGTCGCCCTGCGCATCGTCGTCGATCGCGAGATGGAGATCGAGAAGTTCAAGGCTCAGGAATACTGGTCGGTCGAAGCCGATCTGGTCGCCGACAGCCCGCCCTTCACCACCCGTCTGGTCAAGCACGCCGGCAAGCGCATCCAGCGCCTGGACATCCCGACCGAGGAGATGGCCTTCGCCGCCCGCGACGCCATCCAGGCCGGCGACTTCACCATCAAGTCGGTCGAGAAGAAGCCCGCCAAGCGCTCGCCCGCCCCGCCCTTCACCACCTCGACCCTGCAACAGGAAGCCTCGCGCAAGCTGGGCTTCACGGCCCAGCGCACCATGCAGGCGGCGCAGAAGCTGTATGAGGGCGTCGACGACACCGGCGGCCTGATCACCTATATGCGGACCGACGGCCTGTTCGTCAGCCCCGAGGGCATCGCCCAGGCGCGCGAGGTCATCGCCGACCGCTTCGGCCCCGCCTATGTCCCGGCCGAACCGCGCTACTACAAGACCAAGGCCAAGAACGCTCAGGAAGCGCACGAAGCCATCCGCCCGACCAACATCGCGCGCCACCCGGAATCTCTGCGCCTCGAAGGCGACCTGCAGCGCCTCTACGAGTTGATCTGGAAGCGCATGGTCGCCTCGCAGATGGAGAGCGCCCGCCTGGACCGCACCACGGTCGAGATCGAGACGCCCGACGGCCTGACCGGCCTGCGCGCCACAGGTCAGGTCGTCGCCTTCGACGGCTTCATCGCCGCCTATGAAGAAGGCCGCGATGAGAAGCAGAAGGGCGCTGACGACGAAGAGGACGAAGGCGGTCGCCTGCCCGCGCTGAAGGAAGGCGCCAAGGCCAAGGTCGAGGCCATCCGCACCGACCAGCACTTCACCGAGCCGCCGCCGCGCTTCTCGGAAGCCACCCTGGTCAAGAAGCTGGAAGAGCTGGGCATTGGTCGTCCCTCGACCTACGCCTCGATCCTGACGACCCTGCGGGATCGCGAATATGTCCGCATGGACAAGAACCGCTTCTATCCCGAGGACAAGGGACGGCTGGTCACGGCCTTCCTGGAGCAGTTCTTCACGCGCTGGGTCGAATACGACTTCACCGCCGCGCTGGAGAGCCAGCTGGACGAGGTGTCGGCCGGCGAACTGGACTGGAAGGCGCTGCTGCGCAGCTTCTGGACCGACTTCCACGCCGCCACGCAAGCCGCCGGCGAGCTGCGCACCACGGCGATCCTGGATCACCTGAACGACGCCCTCGGCGCCCACATCTTCCCGGACAAGGGCGACGGTTCGGACCCGCGGGAATGCCCGCTGTGCCATCAGGGCCAGCTCAGCCTGAAGACCAGCCGCTTCGGCGCCTTCATCGGCTGCTCACGCTATCCCGACTGCAAATACACCCGCCCCGTGGCCTCGCCTGACGGCGCCGAGGGCGGTGCAGACGGCGGCGACCGCGAACTGGGCGTCGATCCGGCCACCGGCCAGCCGGTGCAGCTCAAGATCGGTCGTTTCGGCCCCTATGTCGAAACCACGCCCCCCGGCGAGGAAAAGCCCAAGCGCTCGTCCCTGCCCAAGGGCTGGAGCCCTGCCTCCCTGACGCTGGAACAGGCCCTGCGCCTGCTGGCCCTGCCGCGCGAAGTCGGCCCTCACCCCGAGGACGGCAAGATGATCACGGCGGGTCTGGGTCGTTACGGCCCGTTCGTCCTGCACGCCGGCACCTACGCCAACGTCTCGGACATCGACGAGGTGTTCGAGGTCGGCATCAACCGCGCCGTCGCCCTGCTGGCTGAAAAGCGCGCCGGTCGCCCCGGTCGCGGCTCGGCGACGGCTCCGCTGAAGGAACTGGGCGCTCACCCGGACGACGAGGCTCCCGTTCAGGTCATGGCCGGTCGCTTCGGCCCCTACGTCAAGTGGGGCAAGGTCAACGCCACCCTGCCGAAGGGCATGGCGCCGGAAGACCTGACGCTGGAAGCCGCCCTGCCCCTGCTGGCCGCCAAGGCCGGCGCGGCGCCGAAGAAGAAGGCGACTGCCGCCAAGAAACCCGCAGCGAAGAAGGCTCCGGCCAAGACTGCTGCGGAGAAGAAGCCGGCTGCGGCGAAAAAGCCGGCGGCCAAGAAGCCTGCCGCCAAGAAGGCCGCGCCCAAGAAGGCGGCTGACGCCGAGTAG
- a CDS encoding GGDEF domain-containing protein, giving the protein MTAQVETALRGPEAYGLAHRIVDAMQEASVWPTPLNFELWLHYLSDPDGALGRELQRLLASDGPFTDATAEMLAAEFLPRGRLSEEIRDVGAVLNRELAAVAEAIDNARKTQTAYGETLSTASARMQDAEGPTDLTAIVSTLSTATRKVQRHTSALEKRLESSNREVVRLREHLEQVRREAMTDALTNLANRKTFDEQLARLCDEAEAEGKGLTLAIVDIDHFKRFNDTWGHQTGDQVLRYVASVLGRIARNPRVAARYGGEEFAVIFPGETPGAVEAALNAIREEIGSRSLRRRSTNDDLGAVTISVGFAERRPGETALGVLERADEALYASKRGGRNCVTNADLKEQAAA; this is encoded by the coding sequence ATGACGGCGCAGGTCGAAACAGCCCTTCGGGGCCCGGAAGCTTATGGCCTGGCGCACCGCATCGTGGACGCCATGCAGGAGGCCTCCGTCTGGCCGACCCCGCTGAATTTTGAACTCTGGCTGCACTATCTCAGCGACCCCGACGGGGCCCTGGGCCGCGAGCTTCAACGGCTGCTGGCCAGCGACGGCCCCTTCACGGACGCCACCGCTGAAATGCTGGCGGCCGAGTTCCTGCCCCGCGGCCGCCTGTCGGAGGAAATTCGCGACGTCGGCGCCGTTCTGAACCGCGAACTCGCCGCCGTGGCCGAGGCCATCGACAACGCCCGCAAGACTCAGACCGCCTATGGCGAGACCCTCAGCACCGCCTCCGCCCGGATGCAGGATGCCGAGGGCCCGACCGATTTGACGGCCATCGTCAGCACCCTGTCCACCGCCACCCGCAAGGTCCAGCGCCATACCTCGGCTCTGGAAAAGAGGCTGGAATCCTCGAACCGCGAAGTCGTCCGCCTGCGCGAGCACCTGGAACAGGTCCGGCGTGAAGCCATGACCGACGCCCTGACCAACCTGGCCAACCGCAAGACCTTCGACGAACAACTCGCGCGCCTCTGCGACGAGGCTGAGGCCGAAGGCAAGGGCCTGACCCTGGCCATCGTCGACATCGACCATTTCAAGCGCTTCAATGACACTTGGGGCCATCAGACCGGGGACCAGGTGCTGCGCTACGTCGCCAGCGTCCTGGGCCGCATCGCCCGCAATCCGCGCGTCGCCGCCCGCTATGGCGGCGAGGAGTTCGCGGTCATCTTCCCGGGCGAGACCCCCGGCGCCGTCGAGGCGGCTCTGAACGCCATCCGCGAAGAGATCGGTTCGCGCTCGCTGCGTCGCCGCTCCACCAATGACGATCTGGGCGCCGTGACCATTTCGGTTGGCTTCGCCGAACGCCGCCCGGGCGAAACCGCTCTGGGCGTGCTGGAGCGCGCCGACGAGGCCCTCTACGCATCCAAGCGCGGCGGCCGCAACTGCGTCACCAACGCCGATCTCAAGGAACAGGCCGCCGCCTAA
- the plsY gene encoding glycerol-3-phosphate 1-O-acyltransferase PlsY: MQDLAAPALLTLGLVAIGGYLLGSIPFGVILTRAAGAGDVRNIGSGNIGATNVLRTGRKDLAIATLILDAGKGAVALLIARYLFGEVAGAIAGGAAFMGHLFPVWLGFKGGKGVATFFGLILAACWPLGLMAAATWLIVAFALRYSSLAALVAAAATPFYALLPLSMLNLPAPAPILILAIFTAVLIYIRHHENIARLLKGAEPKIGAKKA; encoded by the coding sequence TTGCAGGATCTGGCCGCACCGGCGCTTCTCACGCTCGGGCTTGTCGCGATTGGCGGATACCTGCTCGGTTCAATTCCGTTCGGGGTCATCCTGACCCGCGCTGCGGGCGCCGGGGACGTGCGCAATATCGGCTCGGGCAATATCGGCGCGACCAATGTCCTGCGCACGGGCCGCAAGGACCTGGCCATAGCCACCCTGATCCTCGACGCTGGCAAGGGCGCGGTCGCCCTGCTGATCGCGCGCTATCTGTTTGGAGAAGTCGCGGGCGCCATCGCCGGCGGCGCGGCCTTCATGGGGCATCTGTTCCCCGTCTGGCTGGGCTTCAAGGGCGGAAAGGGGGTCGCGACCTTCTTCGGCCTGATCCTGGCCGCCTGCTGGCCTCTGGGCTTGATGGCGGCGGCGACCTGGCTGATCGTGGCTTTCGCGCTGCGCTATTCCTCGCTGGCGGCCCTGGTCGCGGCGGCGGCCACGCCCTTCTACGCGCTTCTGCCCCTGTCGATGCTGAACCTTCCGGCCCCCGCGCCCATCCTGATCCTGGCGATCTTCACAGCTGTGCTGATCTATATCCGCCACCATGAGAACATCGCCCGGCTGCTGAAAGGCGCCGAGCCCAAGATCGGGGCCAAGAAGGCTTGA
- the pyrC gene encoding dihydroorotase — MTVAPNTLAIINARLLDPASDYDGPGAVLIQNGRIVEVVHGQATQRPDGVTVIDAQGRCLAPGLIDIRVKTGEPGNEPKETLKSASLSAAAGGVTTIVVQPDTDPAIDDPALIDHIQRRGAALDLVNVRAAGAATQGRDGQRMAEIGLMHEAGALYFTDGDRVIVNTRTLQRVMSYAAAFNALIACRPAEPWLSEGAVATSGELATRLGLSGAPAIAERIQLERDLALVEQTGARFLVDQISTEGALETLARARARGLEVSASVSINHLCFNEIDIGDYRTFYRLDPPLRPESDRQALVEAVRDGLIDAITSAHAPEPAENKRRPFAEAAPGAVGLETLLPAALMLHHEHGLDLLDVLRPLTQGPAGLLGLDAGVLATGAPADLVLFDAGAPVVVDAATLRSKSKNSPFDGRRLQGKVLLTVVGGRIVHDAR, encoded by the coding sequence ATGACCGTCGCTCCGAACACGCTGGCCATCATCAACGCCCGTCTGCTCGATCCCGCCAGCGACTACGACGGCCCCGGCGCCGTCCTGATCCAGAACGGTCGCATCGTCGAGGTCGTCCACGGCCAGGCGACCCAGCGTCCCGACGGCGTCACCGTCATCGACGCGCAAGGCCGCTGCCTCGCCCCCGGCCTGATCGACATCCGCGTCAAGACTGGCGAACCGGGCAACGAGCCCAAGGAAACCCTGAAGTCGGCCAGCCTGTCGGCGGCGGCGGGCGGCGTCACCACCATCGTGGTCCAGCCCGACACCGACCCGGCCATCGACGACCCTGCCCTGATCGACCACATCCAGCGGCGCGGCGCGGCGCTCGACCTGGTCAACGTCCGCGCGGCGGGCGCAGCCACGCAAGGGCGCGACGGACAGCGCATGGCCGAGATCGGCCTGATGCACGAAGCGGGCGCCCTTTATTTCACTGACGGCGACCGGGTCATCGTCAACACCCGCACCCTGCAACGGGTGATGAGCTACGCCGCCGCCTTCAACGCCCTGATCGCCTGCCGTCCGGCCGAGCCCTGGCTGTCGGAAGGCGCCGTCGCCACCTCCGGCGAACTGGCCACCCGTCTGGGCCTGTCTGGCGCCCCCGCCATCGCCGAGCGTATCCAGCTGGAACGCGACCTGGCCCTGGTCGAACAGACCGGCGCCCGCTTCCTGGTCGATCAGATCTCGACCGAGGGCGCGCTGGAGACCCTGGCCCGCGCACGCGCTCGCGGGCTTGAGGTCTCGGCCTCGGTCTCGATCAACCACCTCTGCTTCAACGAGATCGACATCGGCGACTACCGGACCTTCTACCGGCTGGACCCGCCCTTGCGCCCCGAAAGCGACCGTCAGGCCCTGGTCGAGGCCGTCCGCGACGGCCTGATCGACGCCATCACCTCGGCCCATGCGCCCGAGCCCGCCGAGAACAAGCGCCGCCCCTTCGCCGAGGCCGCGCCCGGCGCCGTGGGTCTGGAGACCCTGCTGCCCGCCGCCCTGATGCTGCACCACGAGCATGGGCTGGACCTGCTGGACGTGCTGCGTCCGCTGACCCAGGGCCCCGCCGGTCTGCTGGGTTTGGACGCCGGCGTTCTCGCGACGGGCGCGCCCGCAGACCTCGTCCTGTTCGATGCGGGCGCGCCGGTTGTGGTCGATGCGGCCACGCTTCGTTCGAAATCGAAGAATTCGCCCTTCGACGGGCGTCGCCTGCAAGGCAAGGTCTTGCTCACGGTCGTCGGTGGACGCATCGTCCACGACGCACGCTAA
- a CDS encoding PA0069 family radical SAM protein gives MKTAMKGRGARSNDSGRYEADRREEFDDGWTDGDEAAAPLRTTLSPEHARTIIAKNTSPDVGFDRSINPYKGCEHGCIYCYARPSHAWMGLSPGLDFESRIFFKPHAASLLEQELARPRYVCKRIHIGGNTDPYQPVERETLSTRSILQVMQRFRQPFSIITKSVLIARDADILGSMGREGLASAMISITTLDRGLARAMEPRASTPAKRLEAISRLADAGCPVGVGFAPVIPGLNDHEMEAILEAAQKAGATSAMYVTLRLPLEIKDLFREWLADARPERAARVMSLIRQTRGGKDYDPDWSQRMKGTGPVAELIATRFKAAIKRYDLDTPRTPLDVTQFRVPPDMRPQMDLFDLAS, from the coding sequence ATGAAGACGGCGATGAAAGGACGCGGCGCACGCTCCAACGACTCGGGCCGGTATGAAGCCGACCGGCGCGAGGAATTCGACGACGGCTGGACGGATGGAGACGAAGCGGCCGCGCCGCTGCGGACCACCCTTTCGCCGGAACACGCCCGCACCATCATCGCCAAAAACACCAGTCCCGACGTCGGCTTCGATCGCTCCATCAACCCGTACAAAGGTTGCGAACATGGCTGCATCTACTGCTACGCCCGTCCGTCCCATGCCTGGATGGGCCTATCCCCGGGTCTGGATTTCGAGAGCCGGATCTTCTTCAAGCCCCACGCGGCGAGTCTGCTGGAACAGGAGCTCGCCAGGCCCCGATACGTCTGCAAGCGGATCCACATAGGCGGCAACACCGACCCCTATCAGCCGGTCGAACGCGAGACCCTTTCCACGCGCTCGATCCTGCAGGTCATGCAGCGGTTCAGACAGCCGTTCAGCATCATCACCAAGTCGGTGCTGATCGCCCGCGACGCCGACATCCTCGGCTCGATGGGACGCGAGGGCCTGGCCTCGGCCATGATCTCCATCACCACCCTGGATCGCGGTCTGGCCCGTGCGATGGAGCCGCGCGCCTCGACCCCCGCCAAGCGGCTGGAGGCCATCAGCCGCCTGGCCGACGCGGGCTGTCCTGTCGGCGTCGGCTTCGCCCCCGTCATCCCGGGTCTGAACGACCACGAGATGGAGGCCATCCTCGAGGCGGCGCAAAAGGCCGGCGCAACCTCGGCCATGTACGTGACCCTGCGCCTGCCGCTGGAGATCAAGGACCTGTTCCGCGAGTGGCTGGCCGACGCCCGGCCCGAGCGCGCAGCCCGCGTCATGTCCCTGATTCGCCAGACGCGCGGCGGCAAGGACTACGACCCCGACTGGTCCCAGCGCATGAAGGGAACCGGCCCCGTGGCCGAGCTGATCGCCACCCGGTTCAAGGCGGCGATCAAACGCTACGACCTGGACACGCCCCGCACGC
- a CDS encoding DEAD/DEAH box helicase produces MTEFTKLGLSATTLQAVADTGYTEATPIQAAAIPVALAGRDVLGIAQTGTGKTAAFTLPMIDRLGSGRARARMPRALVLAPTRELADQVAENFAKYAKGTKLSWALLIGGVSMGDQVALLNKGVDVLIATPGRLLDLFERGKILLTGVEMMVIDEADRMLDMGFIPDIERIFKLTPPRRQTLFFSATMPPEITRLTTQFLKDPTRIEASRPAMTADTITQYIVRIPTSDPKAKRTALRALVGREDVKNGIVFCNRKSEVDIVAKSLKTHGFDAAPIHGDLDQSLRMKTLADFRSGELKILVASDVAARGLDIPDVSHVFNYDVSHHADDYVHRIGRTGRAGKLGQAFMIVTPSDDKSLDKVLKLIKMDPQELTLEGIDFASIKDRPRTDDAKGRSRSRSDRPRPIPKSDNVASMEPITTPLPRTEKVEEAREEAPRRSRSRRSTKTETAVETVDAVMAAASDTSPEPEAAPAKVEPQRRERTRDRAPRDGKKPEAQKEPRLQAAPGGFGDDIPAFLRRPVVFSD; encoded by the coding sequence ATGACAGAATTCACCAAGCTGGGCCTCTCGGCCACGACCCTCCAAGCGGTCGCCGATACGGGCTACACCGAAGCTACCCCCATTCAGGCCGCCGCCATCCCGGTGGCCCTGGCCGGCCGCGACGTCCTGGGCATCGCCCAGACCGGCACTGGCAAGACCGCCGCCTTCACCCTGCCCATGATCGACCGCCTCGGCTCGGGCCGCGCTCGGGCTCGCATGCCGCGCGCCCTGGTCCTGGCCCCGACCCGCGAACTGGCCGATCAGGTCGCCGAGAACTTCGCCAAATACGCCAAGGGCACCAAGCTGAGCTGGGCCCTGCTGATCGGCGGCGTGTCCATGGGCGACCAGGTGGCCCTGCTCAACAAGGGCGTCGACGTCCTGATCGCCACGCCGGGCCGTCTGCTGGACCTGTTCGAACGCGGCAAGATCCTGCTGACCGGCGTCGAAATGATGGTCATCGACGAAGCCGACCGTATGCTGGACATGGGCTTCATCCCCGACATCGAGCGCATCTTCAAGCTGACGCCGCCGCGCCGCCAGACCCTGTTCTTCTCGGCTACGATGCCGCCCGAGATCACGCGCCTGACGACGCAGTTCCTCAAGGATCCCACCCGGATCGAGGCCTCGCGTCCGGCCATGACCGCCGACACCATCACCCAGTATATCGTCCGCATCCCGACCTCGGACCCCAAGGCCAAGCGCACCGCGCTGCGCGCCCTGGTCGGCCGCGAGGACGTGAAGAACGGCATCGTCTTCTGCAACCGCAAGTCGGAAGTCGATATCGTCGCCAAGTCGCTGAAGACCCACGGCTTCGACGCCGCGCCGATCCACGGCGACCTGGATCAGTCGCTGCGGATGAAGACGCTCGCCGACTTCCGCTCGGGCGAACTCAAGATCCTGGTGGCCTCGGACGTCGCCGCGCGCGGCCTGGACATCCCGGACGTCAGCCACGTCTTCAACTACGACGTCTCGCACCACGCCGACGACTATGTGCACCGCATCGGCCGCACCGGCCGCGCCGGCAAGCTGGGTCAGGCCTTCATGATCGTCACCCCGTCCGACGACAAGTCGCTGGATAAGGTGCTGAAGCTGATCAAGATGGACCCGCAGGAACTGACCCTGGAAGGCATCGACTTCGCCTCCATCAAGGATCGCCCGCGCACGGACGACGCCAAGGGCCGCAGCCGTAGCCGCAGCGACCGCCCCCGCCCCATCCCCAAGAGCGACAACGTCGCCTCGATGGAGCCGATCACCACGCCCCTGCCCCGCACCGAGAAGGTGGAGGAAGCCCGCGAGGAGGCCCCGCGCCGTTCGCGCAGCCGGCGCTCGACCAAGACGGAAACCGCCGTCGAGACTGTGGACGCTGTCATGGCCGCCGCCTCGGACACGTCGCCGGAACCCGAAGCCGCGCCCGCCAAGGTCGAACCTCAGCGCCGCGAACGCACCCGCGACCGCGCCCCGCGCGACGGCAAGAAGCCCGAAGCGCAGAAGGAGCCGCGTCTTCAGGCCGCGCCCGGCGGCTTCGGCGACGATATCCCCGCCTTCCTGCGTCGCCCGGTCGTTTTTTCCGACTAA
- a CDS encoding 1-acyl-sn-glycerol-3-phosphate acyltransferase: protein MRSFTFNIAYWILSIAYCLVAAFAALVPGRRATTWVIRRYVRRMVQSMRLLAGIKIQVRGKERLPQGGFIVASKHQSWGDGFATYDQFDDLAFVTGDHLEKFPLLGTVLRKLGAIVVNSCGGHTARAALKERAADAHREGRKILIYPEGHLAKVGEKFRYRSGVWHMYRDFDMPVVPLATNLGLFWPQEASRKTPGTATLEFLEPIPTGLPKDEFLARLEAAIEGKTAELIAEATGRPVAPAVQVPTPHEVALAAAAA, encoded by the coding sequence ATGAGAAGCTTCACCTTCAATATCGCCTACTGGATCCTGTCGATCGCCTATTGCCTGGTCGCGGCCTTCGCCGCCCTCGTGCCTGGCCGTCGCGCGACCACCTGGGTCATTCGCCGCTATGTGCGCCGGATGGTTCAGTCCATGCGCCTGTTGGCCGGCATCAAAATACAGGTTCGCGGCAAGGAACGACTGCCGCAGGGCGGTTTCATCGTCGCCTCGAAGCATCAGAGCTGGGGCGACGGCTTCGCCACCTATGACCAGTTCGACGACCTGGCCTTCGTCACCGGCGACCACCTCGAGAAATTCCCCCTGCTTGGCACGGTCCTGAGGAAACTTGGCGCCATCGTCGTCAACAGCTGCGGCGGCCACACCGCGCGCGCCGCGCTCAAGGAACGCGCCGCCGACGCCCACAGGGAAGGCCGCAAGATCCTGATCTACCCCGAAGGCCATCTGGCCAAGGTCGGTGAGAAGTTCCGCTACCGCTCGGGCGTCTGGCACATGTATCGCGACTTCGACATGCCGGTCGTGCCCTTGGCCACCAATCTCGGCCTGTTCTGGCCTCAGGAAGCCTCACGCAAGACGCCGGGGACCGCCACGCTGGAGTTCCTCGAACCCATCCCGACCGGCCTGCCCAAGGACGAGTTCCTGGCCCGTCTCGAAGCCGCCATCGAAGGCAAGACCGCCGAGTTGATCGCCGAGGCCACCGGCCGTCCGGTCGCTCCCGCCGTCCAAGTTCCCACGCCACACGAAGTCGCGCTCGCGGCCGCAGCAGCCTGA